A window of Raphanus sativus cultivar WK10039 unplaced genomic scaffold, ASM80110v3 Scaffold2733, whole genome shotgun sequence contains these coding sequences:
- the LOC108836198 gene encoding uncharacterized protein LOC108836198: MYGVGGSGTAGLAEVYAMRKVYKENMKKKIEAVAAAAAAAKEDKDNVVEKTRIGEMKKPKKSLNNSSRVSSVNI; this comes from the coding sequence ATGTACGGTGTGGGTGGATCGGGGACAGCGGGGTTGGCAGAGGTATACGCGATGAGAAAAGTTTATAAGGAaaacatgaaaaagaaaattgaggccgtagcagcagcagcagcagcagcaaaagAAGATAAAGACAATGTGGTAGAGAAAACTAGAATCGGGGAAATGAAGAAACCAAAGAAAAGTCTCAACAACAGTTCGAGGGTTTCCTCTGTAAATATTTAA